One Ananas comosus cultivar F153 linkage group 1, ASM154086v1, whole genome shotgun sequence DNA window includes the following coding sequences:
- the LOC109708397 gene encoding uncharacterized protein LOC109708397, with product MGALSLLPLPIIALPQSLPNPHRIPSPKLHSPSPPPSPSSTSAPPRSLFLVRGSGGGGGGGRRREGSEFLDEDGVVDDMDGYLNYLSLEYDSVWDTKPAWCQPWTILLTGVSIVGCSWILIHSILITSAVFVLICTWWYLFLHSYPKAYSDMIAERRRRVTNGIEDTYGSRKVED from the exons atgggcgcgctctctctcctccccctccccattATCGCTCTCCCCCAATCCCTCCCCAATCCCCATCGAATCCCCTCCCCGAAGCTCCAttccccctctccccctccgtCCCCGAGCTCCACCTCGGCTCCGCCACGCTCCCTCTTCCTCGTCcgcggctccggcggcggaggcggcggcgggaggcggcgggAGGGGTCGGAGTTCTTGGACGAGGACGGGGTCGTCGACGACATGGACGGATACCTCAACTACCTCTCCCTCGAGTACGACTCCGTTTGGGACACCAAACCCGCGTG GTGTCAACCGTGGACTATATTGCTTACAGGCGTTAGTATAGTTGGCTGTAGCTGGATACTCATCCATTCCATACTAATTACCTCTGCAGTCTTTGTCTTGATATGTACATGGTGGTACCTCTTTCTACACTCATATCCAAAG GCATACTCGGATATGATAGCTGAGCGGCGGAGAAGGGTGACGAACGGTATTGAAGATACGTACGGTAGTAGAAAAGTCGAGGACTAG
- the LOC109722191 gene encoding two-component response regulator ORR21-like isoform X1 → MIGFDFGVFEGCFGGWGIFWAALSGVFGKGVAMAEEWAEWDRFPVGLKVLVVDDDDTCLTILKQKLLRCCYDVTTCSEATKALSLLRESKGGFDVVISDVHMPDMDGFRLLELVGLEMDLPVIMMSADTRTSLVMKGIKHGACDYLIKPVRIEELKNIWQHVFRKKQKEYEPSGGSLEDSNRNNNKKACDDADYASLGKEGADGSSKSQKKRRDVKEEDDGELENSDPSSSKKPRVVWSVELHQQFVHAVNHLGFDKAVPKKILELMNVPGLTRENVASHLQKFRLYLKKMSEVSQQQTPHHNSFSGLPSNVRANTLNQLDLQSWTVSSQITPQTLAAFQNELLGQPSNNLILSGTDQPSLRQVSVQAPNLESERVFSWPILKSQPNLSRQLSQASAIPVEGISSAFPSWSCDDLSGQITNSRNSTTMSQILQQQQQGFDSFDLGKNSMLINQNPVLPTSSTNQDPNFSLSQSSASINAASSCGLLDQKFIIANTNVETRCDPFQMSQHSMKVTSQASSDLLSQNSSYNNSSIGIMDYSLLMPQSKSVRFGVGQVVANSYSVPELDSSHVSSCIDDAIWGQLRNLDWNINNLTSGSPSLVPNSCNIQNSSGLLSNLPNPRQGRSSLGFVGKGTCIPSRFAINDVESPTNNLSHSNTCTDDGGDMPNAVRFGLNGQL, encoded by the exons ATGATTGGATTCGATTTTGGGGTGTTTGAGGGGTGTTTTGGTGGTTGGGGGATTTTCTGGGCGGCGTTATCGGGAGTGTTTGGGAAGGGAGTGGCCATGGCGGAGGAGTGGGCGGAGTGGGATCGGTTCCCGGTGGGGTTGAAGGTGCTCGTCGTGGACGACGACGACACCTGCCTCACGATCCTGAAGCAGAAGCTCCTCCGGTGTTGCTACGACG TCACAACTTGCTCTGAGGCTACAAAAGCATTATCTCTACTTCGCGAAAGCAAGGGTGGATTTGACGTCGTAATAAGCGATGTTCATATGCCTGATATGGATGGATTCAGACTACTTGAACTTGTTGGCCTAGAAATGGATCTTCCTGTTATCA TGATGTCCGCTGACACAAGAACCAGTCTCGTGATGAAAGGAATAAAACATGGAGCATGCGATTATTTAATCAAACCTGTGCGAATTGAAGAGCTGAAAAACATATGGCAACATGTCTTtcggaaaaaacaaaaagaatatgAACCATCAGGGGGTAGTTTGGAAGATTCAAACCGTAACAACAATAAGAAAGCCTGTGATGATGCTGATTATGCTTCCCTTGGTAAGGAAGGAGCTGACGGCTCATCAAAGTCTCAAAAAAAGAGGAGGGATGttaaagaagaagatgatggcgAATTGGAAAATAGTGATCCTTCTTCTTCGAAGAAGCCACGAGTAGTGTGGTCAGTTGAGCTCCATCAGCAATTTGTTCATGCGGTGAACCATCTTGGATTCGATA AGGCTGTCCCCAAGAAAATTCTTGAATTGATGAATGTACCTGGTCTAACAAGGGAAAATGTTGCTAGTCATTTACAG AAGTTCAGATtgtatttaaagaaaatgagtGAAGTATCTCAGCAACAAACCCCACATCATAATTCTTTCTCTGGGCTCCCTTCAAATGTTAGAGCAAATACACTGAATCAACTTGATCTTCAATCTTGGACTGTATCAAGCCAAATCACTCCACAAACCTTAGCCGCGTTTCAAAATGAGCTCCTAGGCCAACCTTCAAACAACTTAATATTGTCTGGAACAGACCAACCATCTCTTCGACAAGTTTCAGTTCAAGCACCTAATCTGGAAAGTGAAAGAGTGTTTAGCTGGCCTATACTGAAATCCCAGCCCAACTTATCCAGACAACTCTCTCAAGCCAGTGCCATTCCTGTTGAGGGTATTTCCAGTGCTTTTCCATCTTGGTCCTGTGATGACCTTTCAGGGCAAATTACTAATTCTCGCAATAGTACCACGATGTCCCAGATcttacaacaacaacaacag GGATTCGACTCTTTTGACCTGGGAAAGAATTCTATGCTCATTAATCAGAACCCAGTTTTACCGACTTCTTCCACGAATCAGGATCCTAATTTTTCCCTTTCTCAATCATCGGCGAGCATAAATGCAGCTAGTAGTTGCGGGCTACTAGACCAAAAGTTTATCATTGCTAACACAAATGTCGAGACACGGTGTGATCCTTTCCAAATGAGTCAACATTCTATGAAAGTCACATCTCAAGCATCAAGTGATCTTCTATCTCAGAACTCAAGCTATAACAATAGCAGCATTGGTATCATGGATTACAGCCTTCTCATGCCACAATCAAAGAGTGTACGATTTGGTGTGGGACAAGTTGTAGCAAACAGCTACTCAGTTCCGGAATTGGATTCTTCACATGTCTCTTCTTGTATTGATGATGCTATTTGGGGGCAACTACGAAACTTGGATTGGAATATAAACAATCTCACAAGTGGGTCACCTTCTCTGGTGCCTAATTCATGCAATATCCAGAATTCAAGTGGGCTTTTGAGTAACTTGCCCAATCCAAGACAAGGGAGAAGCAGTCTTGGTTTTGTTGGTAAAGGAACTTGTATACCTAGCCGATTTGCTATAAATGATGTTGAATCTCCTACCAATAATTTGAGTCATAGTAATACCTGCACTGATGATGGAGGAGACATGCCGAATGCAGTTCGTTTTGGATTAAATGGCCAGCTTTGA
- the LOC109722191 gene encoding two-component response regulator ORR21-like isoform X2, with product MFISFRKFLSVQILGDIFGWFHSPFGRLLARIYHVTTCSEATKALSLLRESKGGFDVVISDVHMPDMDGFRLLELVGLEMDLPVIMMSADTRTSLVMKGIKHGACDYLIKPVRIEELKNIWQHVFRKKQKEYEPSGGSLEDSNRNNNKKACDDADYASLGKEGADGSSKSQKKRRDVKEEDDGELENSDPSSSKKPRVVWSVELHQQFVHAVNHLGFDKAVPKKILELMNVPGLTRENVASHLQKFRLYLKKMSEVSQQQTPHHNSFSGLPSNVRANTLNQLDLQSWTVSSQITPQTLAAFQNELLGQPSNNLILSGTDQPSLRQVSVQAPNLESERVFSWPILKSQPNLSRQLSQASAIPVEGISSAFPSWSCDDLSGQITNSRNSTTMSQILQQQQQGFDSFDLGKNSMLINQNPVLPTSSTNQDPNFSLSQSSASINAASSCGLLDQKFIIANTNVETRCDPFQMSQHSMKVTSQASSDLLSQNSSYNNSSIGIMDYSLLMPQSKSVRFGVGQVVANSYSVPELDSSHVSSCIDDAIWGQLRNLDWNINNLTSGSPSLVPNSCNIQNSSGLLSNLPNPRQGRSSLGFVGKGTCIPSRFAINDVESPTNNLSHSNTCTDDGGDMPNAVRFGLNGQL from the exons ATGTTCATAAGTTTCCGGAAGTTTTTATCTGTTCAGATTTTGGGGGACATATTTGGATGGTTTCATTCTCCTTTTGGGCGACTCTTGGCACGAATTTATCATG TCACAACTTGCTCTGAGGCTACAAAAGCATTATCTCTACTTCGCGAAAGCAAGGGTGGATTTGACGTCGTAATAAGCGATGTTCATATGCCTGATATGGATGGATTCAGACTACTTGAACTTGTTGGCCTAGAAATGGATCTTCCTGTTATCA TGATGTCCGCTGACACAAGAACCAGTCTCGTGATGAAAGGAATAAAACATGGAGCATGCGATTATTTAATCAAACCTGTGCGAATTGAAGAGCTGAAAAACATATGGCAACATGTCTTtcggaaaaaacaaaaagaatatgAACCATCAGGGGGTAGTTTGGAAGATTCAAACCGTAACAACAATAAGAAAGCCTGTGATGATGCTGATTATGCTTCCCTTGGTAAGGAAGGAGCTGACGGCTCATCAAAGTCTCAAAAAAAGAGGAGGGATGttaaagaagaagatgatggcgAATTGGAAAATAGTGATCCTTCTTCTTCGAAGAAGCCACGAGTAGTGTGGTCAGTTGAGCTCCATCAGCAATTTGTTCATGCGGTGAACCATCTTGGATTCGATA AGGCTGTCCCCAAGAAAATTCTTGAATTGATGAATGTACCTGGTCTAACAAGGGAAAATGTTGCTAGTCATTTACAG AAGTTCAGATtgtatttaaagaaaatgagtGAAGTATCTCAGCAACAAACCCCACATCATAATTCTTTCTCTGGGCTCCCTTCAAATGTTAGAGCAAATACACTGAATCAACTTGATCTTCAATCTTGGACTGTATCAAGCCAAATCACTCCACAAACCTTAGCCGCGTTTCAAAATGAGCTCCTAGGCCAACCTTCAAACAACTTAATATTGTCTGGAACAGACCAACCATCTCTTCGACAAGTTTCAGTTCAAGCACCTAATCTGGAAAGTGAAAGAGTGTTTAGCTGGCCTATACTGAAATCCCAGCCCAACTTATCCAGACAACTCTCTCAAGCCAGTGCCATTCCTGTTGAGGGTATTTCCAGTGCTTTTCCATCTTGGTCCTGTGATGACCTTTCAGGGCAAATTACTAATTCTCGCAATAGTACCACGATGTCCCAGATcttacaacaacaacaacag GGATTCGACTCTTTTGACCTGGGAAAGAATTCTATGCTCATTAATCAGAACCCAGTTTTACCGACTTCTTCCACGAATCAGGATCCTAATTTTTCCCTTTCTCAATCATCGGCGAGCATAAATGCAGCTAGTAGTTGCGGGCTACTAGACCAAAAGTTTATCATTGCTAACACAAATGTCGAGACACGGTGTGATCCTTTCCAAATGAGTCAACATTCTATGAAAGTCACATCTCAAGCATCAAGTGATCTTCTATCTCAGAACTCAAGCTATAACAATAGCAGCATTGGTATCATGGATTACAGCCTTCTCATGCCACAATCAAAGAGTGTACGATTTGGTGTGGGACAAGTTGTAGCAAACAGCTACTCAGTTCCGGAATTGGATTCTTCACATGTCTCTTCTTGTATTGATGATGCTATTTGGGGGCAACTACGAAACTTGGATTGGAATATAAACAATCTCACAAGTGGGTCACCTTCTCTGGTGCCTAATTCATGCAATATCCAGAATTCAAGTGGGCTTTTGAGTAACTTGCCCAATCCAAGACAAGGGAGAAGCAGTCTTGGTTTTGTTGGTAAAGGAACTTGTATACCTAGCCGATTTGCTATAAATGATGTTGAATCTCCTACCAATAATTTGAGTCATAGTAATACCTGCACTGATGATGGAGGAGACATGCCGAATGCAGTTCGTTTTGGATTAAATGGCCAGCTTTGA
- the LOC109708382 gene encoding uncharacterized protein LOC109708382, whose product MLIHCNALLLPHTPPPILRSAVNGKSAPSSAYKRKNTAPTTRARRDYYYYYYYYCSSYNKSINVVCGARRRARYEEEDGGGEEEYGHNDEIALLESYSESARDEALLVTAAVDGDDEQVLIFKGFSSCLSSRTAADPSRSVLPARAVIQSIDVVRGPFDPNNIQYLEKGLTWEAFRSRLQQPRKYEAPNAPEKF is encoded by the exons ATGCTAATCCACTGCAACGCACTCCTGCTACCTCACACCCCACCACCGATCCTACGCAGCGCCGTAAACGGAAAGTCGGCGCCGAGTTCAGCCTACAAACGGAAGAATACGGCGCCGACTACACGTGCTCGAagggattattattattattattattattattgtagtaGTTATAATAAGAGTATTAATGTGGTGTGTGGTGCGAGGAGAAGGGCGAGGTACGAGGAAGAGgatggaggaggagaagaagagtaCGGGCACAATGACGAGATCGCGCTGCTCGAATCTTACAGCGAGTCCGCGAGGGACGAGGCGCTGCTGGTCACCGCCGCCGTCGATGGCGACGATGAACAGGTGCTCATCTTTAAG GGGTTCTCGTCGTGCTTGAGCTCCAGAACTGCGGCGGATCCGTCGAGAAGCGTGCTGCCGGCGAGGGCAGTGATACAGTCCATAGATGTTGTCAGGGGGCCTTTTGATCCAAACAACATTCAGTACTTGGAGAAGGGCTTGACATGGGAAGCTTTCAGAAGCCGACTGCAGCAACCCAGAAA gtatGAAGCACCGAATGCGCCGGAGAAGTTTTAA